A genomic stretch from Desulfolutivibrio sulfodismutans DSM 3696 includes:
- a CDS encoding CoB--CoM heterodisulfide reductase iron-sulfur subunit B family protein, whose amino-acid sequence MTYAWFPGCRIPFHLPGYGRQSLAVLAALGVRPVEMEFNCCGYPVRHQSLFASVLSAARAMAVATRAGHDILTPCKCCFGHLRFAQAALSERPDLRAAVTDALRPEGLRHDPDLTVTHLLPVLAREVGLAAVGKAVIRPLPGIRAAAHYGCHALRPSPATRFDDPLSPTIFEDLLRTLGCVPVSWTLRLECCGQPLAGKNDRLAMALARSKYDSALAAGADVLVTACTYCQMQLGAQALSCEMAAPGKGGSPPPKPEPPLPVTPVSDLLGAAMGLWPLGDRLAPPKAGG is encoded by the coding sequence ATGACCTATGCCTGGTTTCCCGGCTGCCGCATTCCGTTTCATCTGCCCGGCTACGGACGCCAGTCCCTGGCGGTGCTGGCCGCCCTGGGGGTGCGTCCCGTGGAGATGGAATTCAACTGCTGCGGCTATCCCGTGCGCCACCAGAGCCTTTTCGCCTCGGTACTCTCGGCGGCCCGGGCCATGGCCGTGGCCACCAGGGCCGGGCATGACATCCTGACCCCTTGCAAATGCTGCTTCGGCCATCTGCGCTTCGCCCAGGCCGCCCTGTCCGAGCGCCCGGACCTGCGGGCTGCGGTCACGGACGCCCTGCGGCCCGAGGGCCTGCGCCACGACCCGGACCTGACCGTGACCCATCTGCTGCCGGTCCTTGCCCGGGAGGTGGGCCTTGCGGCCGTCGGGAAGGCCGTGATCCGCCCTCTGCCGGGCATTCGCGCGGCGGCCCACTACGGCTGCCATGCGCTCAGGCCGTCCCCGGCGACCCGGTTTGACGACCCCCTGTCCCCCACGATTTTTGAGGATCTGCTTCGGACTCTGGGCTGCGTCCCCGTGTCCTGGACGCTTCGCCTGGAGTGCTGCGGACAGCCCTTGGCCGGGAAAAACGACCGCCTGGCCATGGCCCTGGCCCGCAGCAAATACGATTCGGCCCTTGCCGCCGGGGCGGACGTCCTGGTCACGGCCTGCACCTATTGCCAGATGCAGCTTGGGGCCCAGGCCCTGTCCTGCGAGATGGCCGCCCCGGGCAAGGGCGGATCGCCGCCGCCTAAGCCGGAACCGCCCCTGCCCGTGACCCCCGTGTCCGACCTTTTGGGCGCGGCCATGGGACTGTGGCCCCTTGGGGACCGCCTCGCGCCGCCAAAGGCCGGAGGCTGA
- a CDS encoding 4Fe-4S dicluster domain-containing protein yields the protein MSFFAMILWACLAVCLGGAAWRMGRWLAPDPSLAVPGLPPSRALAALLRSLSWREAVSAAPRLGLTFLIDILLQGHLLRKGSLWRWIMHFALFAGFSGLLFFHALENFISRPLFPGYEPTLDPWQFLRNLFGAMVALGLGIALSRRLFVRDMRRTSRFEDFFTLGVIGLIIASGFFLEGTKMVSPAAFERMATDYYPTPDAADLTALRAYWATEGGMAFPVARLPREAATPENLEKGRQISEMSCAPCHSPPGSAFVSAPLSRVLSRLQGPAGAGLTNALWWVHVLACLFALAWLPFGKLFHILSTPVGILLRGLDPGEEAARPNASAPLARAVGLDACTHCGICSRHCSVLPTFLALGTPEILPSEKLLSMRRLAGKSGKLTPAALAAFSEGGFVCTECMRCTVVCPSRINLQDLWLVSKREAARLGHPELAVRLRSYGPEVWEKLARRARPVARTLAASPSLLDNPETFAHCVQCSMCTGVCPIFRLPDIPAAEVDVSPHQLMNLVRMGLAEHALSANFLWNCTTCYKCQEHCPQGIRVADVLYELRNLAHARVEAAARAGLLDDGGLRDPKTGGRP from the coding sequence ATGAGTTTTTTCGCCATGATCCTGTGGGCCTGTCTGGCCGTGTGCCTCGGGGGCGCGGCATGGCGCATGGGCCGCTGGCTGGCCCCGGACCCATCCCTGGCCGTCCCCGGCCTGCCGCCGTCGCGGGCCCTGGCCGCCCTGTTGCGCTCCCTTTCCTGGCGCGAGGCGGTTTCCGCCGCCCCCCGGCTGGGGCTTACCTTCCTGATCGACATCCTGCTCCAGGGCCATCTTTTGCGCAAAGGCAGCCTGTGGCGCTGGATCATGCATTTCGCCCTGTTCGCCGGATTTTCCGGCCTGCTTTTTTTTCATGCCCTGGAAAATTTCATCTCCCGGCCGCTGTTCCCGGGCTACGAGCCCACCCTCGACCCCTGGCAGTTTCTGCGCAACCTCTTTGGGGCCATGGTCGCCCTGGGCCTTGGCATCGCCCTGAGCCGCCGCCTCTTTGTGCGCGACATGCGGCGCACCTCGCGCTTTGAGGACTTCTTCACCCTGGGGGTGATCGGCCTGATCATCGCCTCGGGATTTTTCCTGGAGGGGACCAAGATGGTCTCCCCGGCCGCCTTCGAGCGCATGGCCACCGACTATTATCCCACGCCCGACGCCGCCGACCTGACCGCCCTGCGCGCCTATTGGGCCACGGAAGGCGGCATGGCCTTTCCGGTTGCTCGCCTGCCCCGGGAGGCCGCCACCCCGGAGAACCTGGAAAAGGGACGCCAGATATCCGAAATGTCCTGCGCCCCGTGCCATTCCCCGCCCGGATCGGCCTTCGTGTCCGCCCCCCTGTCGCGCGTCCTGTCGCGCCTTCAGGGCCCGGCCGGGGCCGGACTGACGAACGCCCTGTGGTGGGTCCATGTTCTGGCCTGCCTGTTCGCCCTGGCCTGGCTGCCCTTTGGAAAACTCTTCCACATCCTGTCCACCCCCGTGGGCATCCTGCTACGCGGCCTTGATCCCGGGGAGGAGGCCGCCCGGCCGAACGCTTCGGCCCCGCTGGCCCGGGCCGTGGGCCTGGACGCCTGCACCCACTGCGGCATCTGCAGCCGCCATTGCAGCGTGCTGCCGACTTTTTTGGCCCTTGGCACGCCGGAGATCCTGCCTTCGGAGAAGCTTTTGTCCATGCGCCGCCTGGCCGGAAAATCGGGAAAGCTCACCCCGGCCGCCCTGGCCGCCTTCTCCGAGGGCGGCTTCGTGTGCACCGAGTGCATGCGCTGCACCGTGGTCTGCCCCTCGCGCATCAACCTGCAGGATCTGTGGCTGGTCTCCAAACGGGAGGCCGCCCGGCTGGGCCATCCGGAACTGGCCGTACGCCTGCGCAGCTACGGTCCAGAGGTCTGGGAGAAGCTGGCCCGGCGGGCCCGGCCCGTGGCCAGAACCCTGGCCGCCTCCCCCTCGCTCCTGGACAACCCCGAGACCTTCGCCCACTGCGTGCAATGCTCGATGTGCACCGGGGTGTGCCCCATATTCCGCCTGCCGGACATCCCGGCCGCCGAGGTGGACGTCAGCCCCCACCAGCTCATGAATCTGGTGCGCATGGGCCTTGCCGAGCACGCCTTGTCGGCCAATTTTCTATGGAACTGCACCACCTGCTACAAATGCCAGGAACACTGTCCCCAGGGCATCCGGGTGGCCGACGTGCTCTACGAACTGCGCAACCTGGCCCACGCCAGGGTGGAGGCGGCGGCCCGGGCCGGGCTTTTGGACGATGGCGGGTTGCGCGATCCGAAAACGGGAGGCCGCCCATGA
- the glpB gene encoding glycerol-3-phosphate dehydrogenase subunit GlpB has protein sequence MTAPTPPRHDVDLLVIGTGLAGMAAAAMAIRRGLSVALAGAPGESLFASGLLDLLAVHPIKDRRLWDDPFAALTALAADEPDHPYAKLSRPDIEAAFAAFTAFLGEIGLDYHGHDGKNAMVLTPVGTVKHTYRVPAGMWAADHGIRRTPPALIVDFEGFKGFSSAQIAQTAGVFWPGLAHVRLPFPGGRPALYPEPMALALESQKNREELARALSPHLRGREMVGFPAVLGIYRTRETLAALTGLLGMPVFEIPTIPPAVTGLRMKAAFEEAMVRMGVATFFQKLVLGVRAESGGFACDVGWNAPEAEVRARGAILATGRFFGKGLVPHRKGVIESVFGLPVVQPASRSAWHGEHMFDPAGHGINRAGLATDSRFRPLGSDGQAAFDSLYAVGSILAGHDWTRQKCGAGLALATSYAAVEDFAGRR, from the coding sequence ATGACCGCGCCAACGCCGCCCCGCCACGACGTGGACCTCCTGGTCATCGGCACGGGACTGGCCGGCATGGCCGCCGCCGCCATGGCCATCCGGCGCGGCCTGTCCGTGGCCCTGGCCGGGGCCCCGGGCGAAAGCCTGTTCGCCAGCGGCCTGTTGGATCTTTTGGCCGTGCATCCAATCAAGGACCGCCGTCTGTGGGACGACCCGTTCGCGGCGCTCACCGCCCTGGCCGCCGACGAGCCGGACCACCCCTACGCCAAACTGTCCCGTCCGGACATCGAGGCCGCCTTCGCCGCCTTCACCGCCTTTCTGGGGGAGATCGGCCTGGACTATCACGGCCACGACGGGAAAAACGCCATGGTCCTGACCCCCGTGGGTACGGTCAAGCACACCTACCGGGTTCCGGCCGGGATGTGGGCCGCCGACCACGGCATCCGGCGCACGCCCCCGGCCCTTATCGTGGATTTCGAAGGATTCAAGGGATTCAGTTCCGCCCAGATCGCCCAGACGGCCGGGGTTTTCTGGCCGGGGCTGGCCCATGTGCGACTGCCCTTCCCCGGCGGCCGCCCGGCCCTCTATCCGGAACCCATGGCCCTGGCCCTGGAATCCCAAAAAAACCGCGAGGAGCTGGCCAGGGCCCTTTCTCCCCACCTTCGGGGCAGGGAGATGGTCGGCTTTCCCGCCGTGCTCGGCATCTACCGCACCCGGGAGACCCTGGCCGCCCTGACCGGGCTTTTGGGCATGCCGGTGTTCGAGATTCCCACCATCCCCCCGGCGGTCACCGGCCTCCGTATGAAGGCCGCCTTTGAGGAGGCCATGGTCCGGATGGGGGTGGCGACGTTTTTTCAAAAGCTGGTGCTTGGGGTGCGCGCCGAATCGGGCGGCTTTGCCTGCGACGTGGGCTGGAATGCGCCGGAGGCCGAGGTCCGGGCCAGGGGCGCGATTCTGGCCACGGGCCGCTTTTTCGGCAAGGGCCTTGTGCCCCATCGCAAGGGCGTGATCGAGTCCGTGTTCGGCCTGCCCGTGGTGCAGCCCGCCTCGCGCTCGGCGTGGCATGGCGAACACATGTTCGATCCGGCCGGTCACGGCATAAACCGGGCCGGGCTGGCTACGGACAGCCGCTTTCGGCCCCTGGGGAGCGATGGACAGGCCGCTTTCGACAGCCTGTACGCCGTGGGCTCCATCCTGGCCGGGCACGACTGGACCCGCCAGAAGTGCGGCGCGGGCCTGGCCCTGGCCACGTCCTATGCCGCCGTGGAGGACTTTGCCGGTCGGCGTTAG
- the glpA gene encoding anaerobic glycerol-3-phosphate dehydrogenase subunit GlpA — protein MRTTVLIIGGGVTGAGLARDLALRGVACVLVDKQDVNAGASGGNHGLLHSGARYVGSDPLAARECREEGEILRRIAPHCVEDTGGLFVAVSGDDEAYVADFPDLCAKSGIAASRLDAKTARDMEPALSDRLIAAYAVADASVDPFKLSLDNIGQAMAHGARFLPWTQVVGFRLNAGRIRAATLRDAANGREYELEVSLVINAAGAWAGRVAALAGPHVDLVFSKGTLLVTQSRITDRVINRLRPATDADILVPGGTVSILGTTSVRIPDPDDCRPTIAEVDQIIDEGAAMVPELNATRYIRAYSGVRPLFGKTSAGSGDRAVSRGFALLDHARDGVENFVTITGGKLTTYRLMAEKAADLVCAKLGVDAPCLTATTVMPPYAGGRWTEPGLAPKKWLKATDPTDAILCECEMVSKSVVDDIVRTMPAASPGTTLLSIGLRSRIGKGPCQGGFCSLRVAAHLYDTEVVRGDQGLCEIRRFLDERWRGVHPILFDFPLMQAEFQEAVHCGLFGLELVPGDETWKEDA, from the coding sequence GTGCGGACCACCGTGCTCATTATTGGAGGCGGCGTCACCGGCGCGGGACTTGCCCGCGATCTGGCGTTGCGCGGCGTGGCCTGCGTCCTGGTGGACAAACAGGACGTCAACGCCGGGGCCTCGGGCGGCAACCACGGTCTGCTGCACAGCGGCGCGCGCTATGTGGGCTCGGATCCCCTGGCCGCCCGGGAGTGTCGCGAGGAAGGCGAGATCCTGCGCCGCATCGCCCCCCACTGCGTCGAGGACACCGGCGGGCTTTTCGTGGCCGTCTCCGGCGACGACGAGGCCTACGTGGCCGATTTTCCCGACCTGTGCGCCAAAAGCGGCATCGCCGCCAGCCGCCTGGACGCGAAAACCGCCCGGGACATGGAGCCCGCCCTGTCCGACCGGCTGATTGCCGCCTATGCCGTGGCCGACGCCTCGGTCGATCCCTTCAAGCTTTCCCTGGACAACATCGGCCAGGCCATGGCCCACGGGGCGCGTTTTCTGCCCTGGACCCAGGTGGTGGGCTTTCGCCTGAATGCGGGCCGCATCCGGGCGGCGACCCTGCGCGACGCGGCGAACGGCCGGGAATACGAGCTTGAAGTCTCCCTGGTCATCAACGCCGCCGGGGCCTGGGCCGGACGGGTGGCCGCCCTGGCCGGGCCGCACGTGGATCTGGTTTTTTCCAAGGGGACGCTGCTGGTCACCCAAAGCCGCATCACCGACCGGGTCATCAACCGCCTGCGCCCGGCCACGGATGCGGACATCCTGGTGCCGGGCGGCACGGTGTCCATCCTGGGCACCACCTCCGTGCGCATCCCCGACCCCGACGACTGCCGTCCCACCATCGCCGAGGTGGACCAGATCATCGACGAGGGCGCGGCCATGGTCCCGGAACTCAACGCCACCCGCTATATCCGGGCCTATTCAGGGGTGCGGCCGCTTTTCGGCAAGACCAGCGCCGGAAGCGGCGACCGGGCCGTGAGCCGGGGATTCGCCCTTCTGGACCATGCCCGGGACGGCGTGGAGAATTTCGTGACCATCACCGGCGGCAAACTCACCACCTACCGGCTCATGGCCGAAAAGGCCGCCGATCTGGTGTGCGCCAAGCTCGGGGTGGACGCGCCCTGTCTCACGGCCACCACGGTCATGCCCCCGTACGCGGGCGGCCGCTGGACCGAGCCGGGACTGGCCCCGAAAAAATGGCTCAAGGCCACGGACCCCACGGACGCCATCCTGTGCGAATGCGAAATGGTCTCCAAAAGCGTGGTGGATGACATCGTGCGCACCATGCCCGCCGCCTCCCCGGGAACCACGCTTTTGTCCATCGGCCTGCGCAGCCGCATCGGCAAGGGCCCCTGCCAGGGCGGTTTTTGCAGTCTCCGGGTCGCAGCCCACCTCTACGACACGGAGGTGGTGCGCGGCGACCAGGGACTGTGCGAGATCCGCCGGTTTCTCGACGAACGCTGGCGGGGCGTGCATCCCATCCTGTTCGATTTTCCCCTCATGCAGGCCGAATTCCAGGAGGCCGTGCATTGCGGGCTGTTCGGCCTGGAACTGGTCCCGGGGGACGAGACCTGGAAGGAGGACGCATGA
- a CDS encoding DeoR/GlpR family DNA-binding transcription regulator: protein MAHREREHEEQHAVAHEEQAAMTVPDSTGKSASVKKRQEKILATVREKGFATIEALAKTFQVTPQTIRRDINMLTREGLLHRYHGGAGLESSTENLAYSDRKVLCRQEKCRIAAMVAAHIPDHASLFINIGTTTEEVARALHSHQRLRVITNNLNVAGILAGYDNVEAIIAGGLIRHRDCGIIGEATIDFIQQFKVDYGIIGISGIDLDGTLLDFDFREVRAARAIIDNSRKTFLVADHTKFGRNAMVRLADITEIDALFTDAMPPTALREKLEAADVSYYVADQD, encoded by the coding sequence ATGGCACATCGGGAGCGGGAACACGAGGAGCAGCATGCGGTGGCGCACGAAGAGCAGGCAGCGATGACCGTCCCGGACTCCACGGGAAAGTCCGCCTCGGTGAAAAAACGCCAGGAGAAAATCCTGGCCACGGTGCGCGAAAAGGGATTCGCCACCATAGAGGCCCTGGCCAAGACCTTTCAGGTCACGCCCCAGACCATTCGCCGGGACATCAACATGCTGACCCGGGAAGGTCTTTTGCATCGCTATCATGGCGGCGCGGGCCTGGAGTCGAGCACCGAAAACCTGGCCTATTCCGACCGCAAAGTACTGTGCCGCCAGGAAAAATGCCGCATCGCAGCCATGGTCGCCGCCCACATCCCGGACCATGCCTCGCTTTTTATCAACATCGGCACCACCACCGAGGAGGTGGCCCGGGCCCTGCACAGCCACCAACGCCTGCGGGTCATCACCAACAACTTAAACGTGGCCGGCATCCTGGCCGGATACGACAACGTGGAGGCGATCATCGCCGGGGGGCTCATCCGCCACCGCGACTGCGGCATCATCGGCGAAGCCACCATCGATTTCATCCAGCAGTTCAAAGTGGATTACGGCATTATCGGCATCTCCGGCATCGACCTGGACGGAACCCTTCTGGACTTCGACTTCCGCGAGGTGCGCGCCGCCCGGGCCATCATCGACAACTCCCGCAAGACCTTCCTGGTGGCCGACCACACCAAGTTCGGCCGCAACGCCATGGTCCGCCTGGCGGACATCACCGAGATCGACGCGCTTTTCACCGACGCCATGCCGCCCACGGCCCTGCGCGAAAAGCTTGAGGCCGCCGACGTGAGCTATTACGTGGCCGACCAGGACTGA
- a CDS encoding ABC transporter ATP-binding protein: MSFSISKVDKRVGRETYLSDINLQLESGSQNVILGRTLAGKTTLLRIMAGLDRPSRGSIAENGKDMTGVSVRKRNVAMVYQQFVNYPSLSVFHNIASPLKLAGMAKADIAARVREVAAVLHIDPFLERLPQELSGGQQQRTAIARALVKDASLLLLDEPLVNLDYKLREELRTELREIFSKRDSIVVYTTTEPSEALMLGGNLVVLHEGRVLQTGRAEEVYRCPASVKVAEILSDPPINILRTRADQAMAHLGDGLSVPLDGHLADLPPGDYFFGVRSHHLFLRRQHPRDIELHGRVELAEINGSETFIHMTYNGHPLVVQEEGVHQRRIGEAIPFFVRPRKFYIFDRDGALVRAPLFEDV, encoded by the coding sequence ATGAGTTTTTCAATCTCGAAAGTCGACAAGCGTGTCGGGCGGGAGACATATCTCTCCGACATCAATCTGCAACTCGAATCCGGGTCGCAAAACGTCATCCTGGGCCGCACCCTGGCCGGGAAGACCACGCTTTTGCGCATCATGGCCGGACTCGACCGTCCCTCGCGCGGCAGCATCGCCGAGAACGGCAAGGACATGACCGGCGTTTCCGTTCGCAAGCGCAACGTGGCCATGGTTTACCAACAGTTCGTCAATTATCCATCGCTTTCGGTCTTCCACAACATCGCCTCGCCGCTCAAACTGGCCGGCATGGCCAAGGCCGACATCGCGGCCCGGGTGCGCGAGGTGGCGGCCGTGTTGCACATCGATCCTTTTCTGGAGCGCCTGCCCCAGGAACTGTCCGGCGGGCAGCAGCAACGCACGGCCATCGCCCGGGCCCTGGTCAAGGACGCCTCGCTTTTGCTGCTGGACGAACCTCTGGTCAACCTGGACTACAAGCTGCGCGAAGAACTGCGCACCGAATTGCGGGAAATTTTCAGCAAGCGGGACTCCATCGTGGTCTACACCACCACGGAACCCTCCGAGGCGCTCATGCTCGGCGGCAACCTGGTGGTCCTGCACGAGGGCCGCGTGCTCCAGACCGGCCGGGCCGAGGAGGTTTACCGCTGTCCGGCATCGGTCAAGGTGGCCGAGATTTTAAGCGATCCGCCCATCAACATCCTGCGCACGCGGGCGGACCAGGCCATGGCCCATCTGGGCGACGGGTTGTCCGTGCCTTTGGACGGACATCTCGCCGACCTGCCCCCTGGCGACTACTTTTTCGGGGTGCGCTCCCACCACCTGTTTTTACGCCGCCAGCATCCCCGGGACATCGAGCTGCACGGCCGGGTGGAGTTGGCCGAGATCAACGGCTCCGAGACCTTCATCCACATGACCTACAACGGCCATCCGCTGGTGGTCCAGGAAGAGGGCGTCCACCAGCGCCGCATCGGCGAGGCCATTCCGTTTTTCGTGCGTCCCCGCAAGTTCTATATCTTCGACCGGGACGGCGCCCTGGTGCGTGCGCCCCTGTTCGAAGACGTGTAA
- a CDS encoding ABC transporter ATP-binding protein, with the protein MARIVLDDLAHSYRPHPAGPDDYALKRIDTVWDDGGAYALLGPSGCGKTTLLNIISGLLVPSQGRVLYGETDVTRLPPEKRNIAQVFQFPVLYDTMTVRENLAFPLRNRGVSPADTATRVMEVAEALDLVPVLDQTASGLSADAKQKISLGRGLVRSDVAAILFDEPLTVIDPHLKWQLRRKLKEIHDRFKLTLIYVTHDQVEAMTFADQVVVMYDGEIVQVGTPQDLFENPEHTFVGYFIGSPGMNLLPVTVDGETALTGASRIPLAPALAEKARAAAAAGAKLELGIRPMYLGLLDAGVDHGVAARINLVEDQGDCRIVTAAMGDVIVKARVPEGRAIPTLAAKAVFPHEWTRIFADGRLLK; encoded by the coding sequence ATGGCCCGCATCGTTCTCGACGACCTGGCTCACAGCTACCGGCCGCATCCCGCAGGCCCGGACGACTATGCCCTCAAGCGCATCGATACCGTCTGGGACGACGGCGGGGCGTATGCCCTGCTTGGCCCCTCGGGGTGCGGCAAGACCACGCTTTTAAACATCATCTCCGGCCTTTTGGTTCCCAGCCAGGGCCGGGTGCTGTACGGCGAGACCGACGTCACCCGCCTGCCGCCGGAAAAACGCAACATCGCCCAGGTGTTCCAGTTCCCGGTGCTCTACGACACCATGACCGTGCGCGAGAACCTGGCCTTCCCCCTGCGCAACCGGGGCGTGTCGCCCGCAGACACCGCCACGCGGGTCATGGAGGTGGCCGAGGCCCTGGACCTTGTGCCCGTGCTGGACCAAACGGCCAGCGGCCTGTCCGCCGACGCCAAACAGAAAATTTCGCTTGGCCGGGGGCTGGTGCGCAGCGACGTGGCGGCCATCCTGTTCGACGAGCCGCTGACGGTCATCGACCCGCATCTCAAGTGGCAGCTTCGCCGCAAGCTCAAAGAAATCCATGACCGTTTCAAGCTCACCCTCATCTATGTGACCCACGACCAGGTGGAGGCCATGACCTTCGCCGATCAGGTGGTGGTCATGTACGACGGGGAAATCGTGCAGGTCGGCACGCCCCAGGATCTTTTCGAAAACCCTGAGCACACCTTCGTGGGCTATTTCATCGGCAGCCCCGGCATGAACCTTCTGCCCGTGACCGTGGACGGCGAGACGGCGCTGACCGGCGCCTCCCGCATCCCCCTGGCCCCGGCCCTGGCCGAAAAGGCCCGGGCCGCAGCCGCAGCCGGGGCGAAACTCGAACTCGGCATCCGGCCCATGTACCTGGGCCTTTTGGACGCCGGGGTCGATCACGGCGTCGCGGCCAGGATCAATCTGGTGGAAGACCAGGGGGATTGCCGCATCGTCACCGCCGCCATGGGGGACGTGATCGTCAAGGCCCGGGTACCCGAGGGCCGGGCCATCCCCACGCTCGCGGCCAAGGCGGTCTTCCCCCACGAGTGGACCAGGATTTTCGCCGATGGACGGCTTTTGAAATAG
- a CDS encoding carbohydrate ABC transporter permease, with the protein MEKWDDNKAWFLVLPVFLVVAFSAIIPLMTVVNYSVQDIMAPGQGIFVGPEWYREVLHDPRLHEAFLRQLIYSFTVLAIEIPLGIAVALTLPSKGWTVSACLVLLALPLLIPWNVVGTIWVVFSRPDIGLSGMTINELLGIPYNYTADPMDSWLTVVIMDIWHWTPLVVLLCYAGLQAIPEAYYQAAKIDGASRWAVFRFIQLPKMRGVLMIAVLLRFMDSFMIYTEPFVLTGGGPGNSTTFLSQFLTKMAIGQFDLGPAAAFSLIYFLVILLLSYIFYTVITNLGKGVAK; encoded by the coding sequence GTGGAGAAGTGGGACGACAACAAGGCCTGGTTTCTGGTCTTGCCGGTCTTTTTAGTGGTGGCCTTTAGCGCCATCATACCGCTTATGACCGTGGTCAATTATTCGGTTCAGGACATCATGGCCCCGGGGCAGGGGATTTTCGTCGGCCCCGAATGGTATCGCGAGGTGCTGCACGACCCCAGGCTGCATGAGGCCTTCCTGCGCCAGTTGATCTATTCCTTCACGGTGCTGGCCATCGAGATCCCCCTGGGGATCGCCGTGGCCCTGACCCTGCCCTCCAAGGGCTGGACCGTCTCGGCCTGCCTGGTTCTTTTGGCCCTGCCGCTGCTCATCCCCTGGAACGTGGTCGGCACCATCTGGGTGGTCTTTTCCCGCCCCGACATTGGCCTGTCCGGGATGACCATAAATGAACTTCTGGGCATTCCCTACAACTACACCGCCGATCCCATGGACAGTTGGCTGACGGTGGTCATCATGGACATCTGGCACTGGACGCCGCTGGTGGTTCTTTTGTGCTACGCCGGGCTCCAGGCCATCCCCGAGGCCTATTATCAGGCGGCCAAGATCGACGGGGCCTCGCGCTGGGCCGTGTTCCGGTTCATCCAGCTTCCCAAAATGCGCGGCGTGCTCATGATCGCGGTGCTTTTACGCTTCATGGACAGCTTCATGATTTATACCGAGCCGTTCGTCCTGACCGGCGGCGGCCCCGGCAACTCCACCACGTTTTTGAGCCAGTTCCTCACCAAAATGGCCATCGGCCAGTTCGATCTGGGACCGGCGGCGGCGTTCTCGCTCATCTACTTCCTGGTCATTTTGCTCTTAAGCTACATCTTCTACACCGTGATCACCAACCTCGGAAAAGGAGTGGCGAAATGA
- a CDS encoding carbohydrate ABC transporter permease gives MKVNGRQIVLLLYLGFLLLPIYWLVNMSFKTTEEILGGFSMLPDDFTMANYRMIFTDSSWYMGYINSIKYVVLNTVISLSVALPAAYAFSRFRFLGDKHMFFWLLTNRMSPPAVFLLPFFNFYQTVGLFDTHIAVALAHCLFNVPLAVWILEGFMSGIPREIDETAFIDGYSFPRFFFTIFIPLVKAGIGVTAFFCFMFSWVELLLARTLTTVNAKPIAATMTRTISAAGMDWGGLAAAGVLTMIPGAIVIWFVRNYMAKGFALGRV, from the coding sequence ATGAAGGTGAACGGCCGTCAGATCGTGCTGCTCCTGTATCTGGGATTTCTTCTTCTGCCCATTTATTGGCTGGTGAACATGTCGTTTAAGACCACCGAGGAGATCCTCGGCGGCTTCAGCATGCTTCCTGACGACTTCACCATGGCCAACTACCGGATGATATTCACCGACAGTTCCTGGTACATGGGCTACATCAACTCCATCAAATACGTGGTCTTAAACACGGTCATCTCCCTGTCCGTGGCCCTGCCCGCAGCCTACGCCTTTTCGCGGTTCCGGTTTCTGGGCGACAAACACATGTTCTTCTGGCTTCTGACCAACCGCATGTCCCCCCCGGCCGTTTTTTTGCTGCCCTTTTTCAACTTCTACCAGACCGTGGGCCTTTTCGACACGCACATCGCCGTGGCCCTGGCCCATTGCCTGTTCAACGTGCCCCTGGCGGTCTGGATTTTGGAAGGATTCATGTCCGGCATCCCCCGGGAGATCGACGAGACGGCCTTTATCGACGGCTACAGCTTTCCCCGGTTTTTCTTCACCATCTTCATCCCCCTGGTGAAGGCCGGCATCGGCGTCACGGCCTTTTTCTGCTTCATGTTCTCCTGGGTGGAACTGCTTCTGGCCCGGACCCTGACCACGGTCAACGCCAAGCCCATCGCCGCCACCATGACCCGGACCATCAGCGCCGCAGGCATGGACTGGGGGGGCCTTGCCGCCGCCGGGGTTTTGACCATGATCCCCGGGGCCATCGTGATCTGGTTCGTGCGCAACTACATGGCCAAGGGCTTCGCCCTGGGCCGGGTCTGA
- a CDS encoding DUF2160 domain-containing protein, producing MDLTWMEWTPITAYFFIFIGCTLAVMTVWQVLSPTVERKGFLPMATTRGDRLFVGLLGGCYILLAFIGLSEVSLWYALALALAFLGGVLRFG from the coding sequence ATGGATCTCACCTGGATGGAATGGACCCCCATCACGGCCTATTTTTTCATCTTCATAGGCTGCACCCTGGCCGTCATGACCGTGTGGCAGGTGCTCTCGCCCACCGTCGAGCGCAAGGGGTTTCTGCCCATGGCCACCACCCGGGGAGACCGGCTTTTCGTCGGGCTTCTCGGCGGATGCTATATTTTACTGGCCTTCATCGGCCTTTCCGAAGTCAGTCTCTGGTATGCCCTGGCCCTGGCCCTGGCCTTTCTCGGCGGCGTCCTGCGTTTCGGATGA